CGACCTTGCTGCGCAGGATGTGCGGATCGAAAGGCTTGTAGAGGAAGTCGACCGCACCCGCTTCGTAGCCGCGGAAGGTGCGCATGGCGTCGCGGTCGGTGGCGGTCAGGAAGATGATCGGGACATGGCGCGTGCGCGGGCTGCCGCGCATCAGTTCCGCCAGTTCGAACCCGTCCATTTCCGGCATCTGCACGTCCACCAGGGCCAGCGCGATATCGTTCTGCAACAGCTGTTCCAGCGCTTCGGCGCCCGAATAGGCATGCAGCGCTTCCACGCCTGGCCGGCTCAGCAAGGCGTCCAGCGCAACGATATTCTGCGGAACGTCGTCCACCAGCAGGATTTTGATTGTCTGACTCATAGATGATCCGTATGCGCTGGCGATACCGCAGCGGCGGATGCTCCCGCCTGACGTCCGGCAACGGCCGCGTCTGCCTGCGATTGACGCTCGAACCGCTGGGCGATTTCTTCGAGCGTGAGGACCGCGTCGACCACGCCACGTTCGATTGCCGCGAGGGGCATCGCCGTGGCCCGTGCCTCGGCCGGTGCCTGCGCCCATGTGGTGCCGCCGGCCTTGCGGATCGCCGCCATGCCGGCGGCGCCATCCGCGCTCGCGCCGGTCAACAAGATCCCCAACAGGCGGTTGCCGTAGGCCCAGGCAGCAGATTCGAACATCACATCGATCGACGGCCGTGAAAAGTTGACGGCCTCATCGACCGACAGCGCGCAGGTCCGGTCGGCATTCACCAGTAAGTGATAGCCGGGCGGGGCGAAATAGACGGTTCCGCCGCGGATCGGCTCGCGATCGCTGGCTTCCAGGACCGGCAGCACGCAGCGCATGGCGAACAGGCGGGCGATCTCGCTTTGCCCGTCCGGCGGCAGATGCAGCACGATGACGATGGCAGGGGCGAAATGGCGGCCGAGGCGCGGCAGCAGCAGGCTCAGTGCTTCGACGCCACCGGCCGAGGTGCCGATCACCACGGCCTCGCAGGCGGCATCGATCGCATCGAGGGCGCTGGATGGAGAAGACGGCGCCGGACAGGGAAGGGTCATTTAACGCTTCTGGTAAATACGGGCATCGTTGGCGAACTCGTCGAAGGCGTCCGCATGGCCGTTGAAGCGCATGCTTTCCTTGCTGCCGAGACCGAGAAAGCCGCGCCGTACCAAGGCGTCGGCGAACAGGCCGGTGGCGCGATTCTGCAATGCTTCGTTGAAATAGATCAGAACATTGCGGCAGGAAACCAGATGCACCTCGGAAAACACGCTGTCGGTGGCCAGGCTGTGGTCCGCGAACACGACGTGCCGCTTCAACGTGCGCGAGAAGGTCGCGGCGCCGTAGGCCGCGTGATAATAATCCGACAGCGAGCGCTTGCCGCCGGCGGCGATATAGTTTTTCGAAAAGCCGGCGATCCGGTCGAGCGGATAGATGCCTTCCGCCGCAACGCGCAGGGCCTGCGGATTGACGTCGGTCGCATACATCAGGGTCCGGTTGATCAGCCCCTCTTCTTCCAGCATGATCGCCAGCGACCATAATTCCTCGCCGCTGCTGCATCCCGCCACCCAGATCTTGACCGAGGGATACGTCTGCAATATCGGGAAAACCCGTTCGCGCAGCGCCTTGAAATACCAGGGGTCGCGAAACATCTCGCTGACCTGCACGGTCAGGTATTGCAGCAGGCGCGCGAACGCCGCCGGATCGTGCAGGATCCGGCCCTGCAACTCGGACAGCGTCGCGCATTCGAAATCGGCCCGCGCCTGCGTCATGCGGCGGCGCAGCGAGGCGATCGAGTAATTCCGAAAATCGTGCTGATATTTGAGATATATCGCGTCGAGTAGCAAGCGCAGTTCGATGTCGAAATCGTGCATCGGCAGGGCGTGTTCG
The sequence above is a segment of the Robbsia betulipollinis genome. Coding sequences within it:
- a CDS encoding chemotaxis protein CheB yields the protein MTLPCPAPSSPSSALDAIDAACEAVVIGTSAGGVEALSLLLPRLGRHFAPAIVIVLHLPPDGQSEIARLFAMRCVLPVLEASDREPIRGGTVYFAPPGYHLLVNADRTCALSVDEAVNFSRPSIDVMFESAAWAYGNRLLGILLTGASADGAAGMAAIRKAGGTTWAQAPAEARATAMPLAAIERGVVDAVLTLEEIAQRFERQSQADAAVAGRQAGASAAAVSPAHTDHL
- a CDS encoding CheR family methyltransferase — protein: MHDFDIELRLLLDAIYLKYQHDFRNYSIASLRRRMTQARADFECATLSELQGRILHDPAAFARLLQYLTVQVSEMFRDPWYFKALRERVFPILQTYPSVKIWVAGCSSGEELWSLAIMLEEEGLINRTLMYATDVNPQALRVAAEGIYPLDRIAGFSKNYIAAGGKRSLSDYYHAAYGAATFSRTLKRHVVFADHSLATDSVFSEVHLVSCRNVLIYFNEALQNRATGLFADALVRRGFLGLGSKESMRFNGHADAFDEFANDARIYQKR